A stretch of the Mycobacteroides immunogenum genome encodes the following:
- a CDS encoding MerR family transcriptional regulator, translating to MVEKPQQGQLEMTLDGGATGSADAASSGPVQPGLFPDDSVPDQLVGYRGPSACQVAGITYRQLDYWARTSLVVPSIRGAAGSGSQRLYSFKDILVLKIVKRLLDTGISLQNIRVAVEHLRQRGVEDLANITLFSDGTTVYECTSAEEVVDLLQGGQGVFGIAVSGAMRELTGAIAEFPGERADGGEAIEAPEDELASRRKDRARKIG from the coding sequence GTGGTCGAAAAGCCGCAGCAGGGGCAGCTGGAGATGACGTTGGACGGTGGGGCGACGGGCTCCGCTGATGCCGCGTCTTCCGGTCCTGTCCAGCCGGGTCTCTTCCCGGATGACTCAGTTCCCGACCAGCTCGTCGGCTACCGCGGCCCGAGCGCCTGCCAGGTTGCTGGCATCACCTACCGCCAGCTGGATTACTGGGCCCGCACCTCCCTCGTGGTGCCCTCGATCCGCGGCGCGGCCGGCTCGGGGAGCCAGCGTCTGTACTCGTTCAAGGACATCCTGGTCCTCAAGATCGTCAAGCGACTGCTGGACACCGGAATCTCGCTGCAGAACATCCGCGTCGCGGTCGAGCACCTGCGTCAGCGCGGCGTCGAGGACCTGGCCAACATCACGCTGTTCTCGGACGGCACCACCGTCTACGAATGCACCTCTGCCGAAGAGGTCGTCGATCTGCTGCAGGGCGGGCAGGGTGTCTTCGGCATCGCCGTCAGCGGCGCCATGCGCGAGCTGACCGGTGCCATCGCGGAGTTCCCCGGCGAGCGTGCCGATGGTGGCGAAGCCATCGAGGCGCCCGAGGATGAGCTGGCCTCGCGCCGCAAGGACCGCGCCCGCAAGATCGGCTGA
- the gcvH gene encoding glycine cleavage system protein GcvH has translation MTEIPADLHYTEEHEWVRRTGERTVRIGITDYAQSQLGDVVFVQLPDVGSDLTAGSTFGEVESTKSVSDLFAPITAKVVAANGDLDSNPQLVNSDPYGEGWLVDLEAASAADLDAALNDLLDASGYGDATD, from the coding sequence GTGACCGAAATTCCTGCCGACCTGCATTACACCGAGGAACACGAATGGGTGCGGCGCACCGGTGAGCGCACCGTGCGAATCGGAATCACCGACTATGCGCAATCGCAGTTGGGTGACGTGGTGTTTGTGCAGCTGCCGGACGTCGGATCCGATCTGACCGCGGGCTCCACCTTCGGTGAAGTGGAATCGACCAAATCGGTATCAGACCTGTTCGCGCCCATTACCGCGAAAGTCGTTGCCGCGAATGGCGATCTGGATTCCAACCCGCAGCTGGTCAATTCCGATCCCTACGGCGAGGGCTGGTTGGTCGATCTCGAAGCCGCCAGCGCGGCCGATCTCGACGCCGCTCTTAATGACCTCTTAGACGCATCGGGATATGGTGACGCCACCGACTAG
- a CDS encoding bifunctional nuclease family protein: protein MSEVRVVGIRVEQPQNQPVLLLRESAGDRYLPIWIGQSEAAAIALEQQGVEPARPLTHDLIRDLIVALGHSLKEVRIVDLQEGTFYADLVFDSDIRVSARPSDSVAIALRVGVPIYVEEAVLAEAGLIIPDEDDEDSGGALREDEVEKFKEFLDSVSPDDFKATEGP from the coding sequence ATGAGCGAAGTTCGAGTCGTGGGAATCCGCGTGGAACAGCCCCAGAACCAGCCGGTGTTGTTGCTGCGCGAGTCCGCGGGGGATCGTTACCTGCCTATCTGGATTGGCCAGTCGGAGGCGGCAGCCATCGCGCTGGAGCAACAGGGGGTTGAGCCGGCGCGCCCGCTCACTCATGATCTGATCCGCGATCTCATTGTGGCCCTTGGGCATTCGCTCAAGGAAGTGCGGATTGTGGACCTGCAGGAGGGCACCTTCTACGCGGACCTGGTTTTCGACAGCGATATCCGGGTTTCCGCGCGTCCGTCGGATTCGGTGGCTATCGCGCTGCGGGTCGGGGTGCCGATCTACGTCGAGGAAGCCGTGCTGGCCGAAGCGGGTTTGATCATTCCCGACGAGGATGACGAGGATTCCGGCGGAGCGCTGCGCGAAGACGAGGTGGAGAAGTTCAAGGAGTTCCTCGACAGCGTGTCGCCCGATGACTTCAAGGCCACCGAAGGCCCATGA
- the garA gene encoding glycogen accumulation regulator GarA codes for MVTDNDKDDTSGEVTAETTSVFRADFATELEAPAQAGSDVSGVEGLPAGSALLVVKRGPNAGSRFLLDQATTSAGRHPDSDIFLDDVTVSRRHAEFRLDSGEFQVVDVGSLNGTYVNREPVDSAVLANGDEVQIGKFRLVFLTGPKSAGDDSAPGGQ; via the coding sequence ATGGTGACCGATAACGACAAGGACGACACGTCAGGCGAGGTCACCGCGGAAACGACCTCGGTGTTCCGCGCCGATTTCGCCACCGAGCTGGAAGCGCCCGCGCAGGCCGGTAGCGACGTGTCCGGTGTCGAAGGATTGCCCGCCGGTTCGGCCCTGCTGGTGGTCAAGCGCGGCCCCAACGCCGGATCCCGCTTTCTGCTTGATCAGGCCACCACCTCCGCAGGGCGGCACCCCGATAGCGACATCTTCCTCGATGACGTCACGGTGAGTCGTCGTCATGCCGAATTCCGGCTTGACAGTGGCGAATTCCAGGTCGTCGACGTAGGCAGCCTGAACGGGACCTATGTCAACCGCGAGCCCGTCGACTCGGCAGTGCTGGCCAACGGCGACGAAGTGCAGATCGGAAAGTTCCGTCTGGTCTTTTTGACCGGGCCGAAGTCGGCCGGCGACGACTCCGCTCCGGGTGGCCAGTGA
- a CDS encoding DUF881 domain-containing protein yields the protein MNQSHPAQPDSHPGKHEMPKTRRPPTRSQITFGVLGVALCALLGLAITTQVRQTESGDGLDTARPADLLVLLDSLQQREANLNKEIADLQQSLITMRASGTGNQAVINDAKARLSALSIMVGTVGATGPGVVLTINDPGQGLGPEALLDIVNELRAAGAEAIEITAGDKSVRIGADSWVIGAPGQLVVDGTTLAPPYSVLAIGDPPTLAAAMNIPGGAVDTVSRVGGSVTIDQPARVDITTLREPKPRQYAQPGK from the coding sequence GTGAACCAATCCCATCCCGCACAGCCGGATTCACACCCCGGCAAGCACGAGATGCCCAAGACGCGTCGGCCCCCGACGCGCAGCCAGATCACCTTCGGGGTACTGGGCGTGGCGCTCTGCGCGCTGCTGGGGCTTGCGATCACCACACAGGTGCGTCAGACCGAATCGGGCGATGGACTCGACACCGCCCGGCCGGCTGATCTGCTGGTGCTGCTGGACTCCTTACAGCAACGCGAGGCCAACTTGAACAAGGAGATCGCCGATCTGCAGCAGAGCCTAATCACGATGCGTGCCAGCGGAACCGGCAACCAGGCCGTGATCAACGACGCCAAGGCGCGGCTGTCCGCGCTGTCCATCATGGTGGGGACTGTCGGCGCCACCGGGCCGGGTGTCGTCCTCACCATCAACGATCCAGGGCAGGGCCTCGGTCCGGAAGCACTGCTCGATATCGTCAACGAGCTGCGGGCGGCGGGCGCCGAGGCGATAGAGATCACGGCGGGCGACAAGTCGGTGCGCATCGGAGCCGATTCGTGGGTCATCGGCGCTCCCGGACAGCTCGTGGTGGATGGCACCACCCTGGCACCCCCGTATTCGGTTCTGGCGATAGGCGATCCACCGACACTCGCGGCGGCGATGAACATTCCCGGCGGTGCCGTGGACACCGTTTCCCGAGTCGGCGGCAGCGTTACCATCGACCAGCCGGCCCGTGTGGACATCACCACCTTGCGAGAACCGAAACCTCGCCAATACGCTCAGCCCGGCAAGTAG
- a CDS encoding vWA domain-containing protein — protein MGRHSASGSDSPNDPDENDGWDANAEQGYESNYESGPASEFDTGSWQRSHRSGGSNWGVSKGLIGVVAAVLVVAVSIGLWWYFDRRTSDNQAEAAATCVHGNNAIAVVADPSIADRIGELSERFNKKHEVIGDYCFTVSVRPADTANVIKGLTGQWPAELGEQPALWIPGSSISSARLKAASKTNIVSDSRSLVSTPVVIATTPRLRQALPNDKSWADVPALQNVPNSLDGVGLPGWGSLRLALPSSGNADAAQLAAEAVAAASVRPGDSPELGAGAAGSLTATAPKLPANNLSDAIGALLDGGEQPGAAVHAVVTTEQQLYARTRNNSDAKKVIAEWQPAGATPIADYPTVQLDGAWLSEEQHTAASQFARFLGDKDQIKDLAAAGFRAEGTDLPSSDVVSFAKIDKPLSIEDKVRVALADGTSSGSGSTTIMLASSPAPDAKLSDITGALANRVRSLAPGSGIGLWVYDGKEGNTVVRLGGAGDDVEGVPRSQSVADALTALQPTGNGAVAYTTLRALYQDAVGGFRPNQVNSVLVIAGRSHTDQTLDGPGLIDTINRLKDPAKPVRINVIDFGADSDQQTWQTLAQQSGGVYQNVPASNSPELAAAITRFVS, from the coding sequence ATGGGCAGGCACAGCGCATCTGGGTCGGATAGCCCAAACGATCCGGACGAAAATGACGGCTGGGACGCGAACGCCGAGCAGGGCTACGAATCGAACTACGAATCGGGCCCCGCTTCGGAGTTCGATACCGGCAGCTGGCAGCGATCGCATCGCAGTGGCGGTAGCAACTGGGGTGTCAGCAAGGGATTGATCGGAGTCGTCGCGGCGGTACTGGTCGTGGCGGTGTCCATCGGCCTGTGGTGGTACTTCGACAGGCGGACCTCCGACAACCAAGCCGAGGCCGCTGCCACCTGCGTGCACGGAAACAACGCCATCGCCGTTGTTGCTGACCCATCCATCGCGGACCGGATCGGCGAACTGTCTGAGCGGTTCAATAAGAAGCACGAGGTGATCGGCGACTACTGCTTCACCGTCTCGGTACGCCCCGCGGACACGGCCAATGTGATCAAGGGACTGACCGGCCAGTGGCCCGCCGAGCTCGGTGAGCAGCCGGCCCTGTGGATTCCGGGCAGCTCGATCTCTTCCGCGCGCCTGAAGGCGGCCTCGAAGACCAATATCGTCAGTGACAGCCGCTCCCTGGTGAGCACACCCGTCGTGATCGCGACGACGCCGCGGCTGCGCCAGGCCCTTCCGAACGACAAGAGCTGGGCGGATGTGCCCGCCCTGCAGAACGTGCCGAACTCCCTGGACGGTGTCGGCCTGCCCGGCTGGGGTTCGCTGCGGCTGGCCTTGCCGTCAAGCGGCAACGCCGACGCGGCGCAACTCGCTGCCGAAGCGGTGGCCGCGGCCAGCGTCCGCCCCGGCGATTCGCCCGAGTTGGGCGCGGGTGCTGCCGGATCCTTGACCGCGACGGCCCCGAAGCTGCCCGCGAACAACCTGTCCGACGCCATCGGCGCGCTGTTGGACGGTGGCGAGCAGCCGGGTGCCGCCGTGCATGCGGTGGTCACCACCGAGCAGCAGCTCTACGCACGCACCCGCAATAACAGCGACGCCAAGAAGGTCATCGCCGAATGGCAGCCCGCCGGGGCCACCCCGATCGCCGACTACCCCACCGTGCAGTTGGACGGTGCGTGGCTGTCCGAGGAGCAGCACACCGCGGCCAGTCAATTCGCGCGCTTCCTGGGCGACAAGGACCAGATCAAGGACCTGGCCGCTGCCGGTTTCCGGGCCGAAGGCACGGACCTGCCCAGCAGCGATGTGGTGAGCTTCGCCAAGATCGACAAGCCGCTGAGCATCGAGGACAAGGTTCGTGTCGCGCTGGCCGATGGCACCTCGTCGGGCTCCGGCAGCACCACGATCATGTTGGCCTCCTCGCCCGCTCCCGACGCGAAGCTGTCCGATATCACCGGCGCCCTTGCGAATCGGGTTCGATCGCTAGCCCCTGGTTCGGGTATCGGCTTGTGGGTGTACGACGGCAAGGAAGGCAACACCGTGGTGCGTCTGGGTGGTGCCGGCGATGACGTGGAGGGCGTGCCCCGTTCGCAGAGCGTCGCCGACGCGCTGACGGCGCTGCAGCCGACCGGCAATGGTGCGGTGGCGTATACGACTCTGCGCGCGCTGTATCAGGACGCTGTCGGCGGTTTCCGCCCCAACCAGGTGAATTCGGTGTTGGTGATCGCGGGGCGCTCGCACACCGACCAGACCCTGGACGGTCCTGGCCTGATCGACACCATCAACCGGCTCAAGGATCCGGCGAAACCGGTGCGCATCAACGTGATCGACTTTGGTGCCGATTCCGATCAGCAGACCTGGCAGACGCTCGCCCAGCAGAGCGGCGGTGTCTATCAGAACGTGCCGGCCTCGAACAGCCCGGAGCTGGCCGCGGCCATCACCCGCTTCGTGTCCTAG
- the ftsR gene encoding transcriptional regulator FtsR, whose protein sequence is MTAPDRPALTGMSIGSVLDLLRPEFPDVTISKIRFLESEGLVTPSRSASGYRRFSAYDAERLRFILTAQRDHYLPLKVIKEQLDAQPDGALPDVAGFTGGPRLFAITDGEDANGVARQGFPPSRPTRLSREDLLSRSGADEVLLTSLIKSGIITSGPGGFFDEYTVLIVQCAAELADYGVEPRHLRTFRSAVDRETDLIAQIVGPTVKANKAGARDRADDLIREVAALSIALHGAMIKSAVRGVLDR, encoded by the coding sequence GTGACAGCTCCCGACCGGCCGGCTCTCACCGGAATGTCGATCGGGTCGGTACTCGACCTGTTGCGTCCGGAGTTTCCGGACGTCACGATCTCGAAGATTCGATTTCTCGAATCAGAGGGACTGGTTACCCCGTCGCGTAGCGCGTCGGGGTATCGCCGGTTTTCGGCCTATGACGCCGAGCGGCTTCGCTTCATCCTGACCGCCCAGCGCGATCACTATCTGCCGTTGAAGGTCATCAAGGAGCAGTTGGACGCCCAGCCCGACGGAGCGCTACCCGATGTGGCGGGCTTCACCGGCGGCCCCCGGCTGTTTGCCATCACCGACGGCGAAGATGCCAACGGTGTTGCCCGTCAAGGTTTTCCGCCGTCGCGGCCCACTCGGTTGAGCCGCGAAGACCTATTGTCGCGGTCCGGCGCCGACGAGGTACTGCTGACTTCGCTCATCAAGTCGGGGATCATCACGTCCGGACCGGGCGGTTTCTTCGACGAGTACACCGTGCTGATCGTCCAGTGCGCCGCTGAGCTGGCCGATTACGGTGTAGAACCGCGGCACTTGCGTACCTTCCGGTCGGCGGTCGACAGGGAGACCGATCTGATCGCCCAGATCGTGGGTCCCACCGTCAAGGCGAACAAGGCGGGAGCCCGCGACCGCGCCGATGACCTCATCCGGGAAGTGGCGGCGCTGTCCATCGCGCTGCACGGCGCCATGATCAAGTCCGCGGTGCGCGGCGTCCTCGATCGCTGA
- a CDS encoding small basic family protein, translating to MIGIVALAIGVVLGLVFHPNVPDAVAPYLPIAVVAALDALFGGARAYLDQIFDSKVFVVSFVFNVLVAALIVFVGDQLGVGTQLSTAIIVVLGIRIFGNAAALRRRLFGA from the coding sequence ATGATCGGCATAGTCGCGCTGGCGATCGGCGTGGTTCTGGGGCTGGTGTTTCACCCGAACGTTCCCGACGCCGTCGCCCCGTACTTGCCGATCGCGGTGGTGGCGGCGCTCGACGCACTGTTCGGCGGCGCGCGTGCCTACCTGGACCAGATATTCGATTCGAAGGTCTTCGTGGTGTCCTTCGTGTTCAACGTGCTGGTGGCGGCGCTGATCGTCTTTGTGGGCGACCAGCTCGGTGTCGGCACCCAGTTGTCCACCGCCATCATCGTCGTGCTTGGTATCCGCATCTTCGGAAACGCTGCCGCCCTGCGGCGCAGGTTGTTTGGGGCGTGA
- a CDS encoding DUF881 domain-containing protein translates to MNAQDASGDGREPQIHGTGPHLMGGFEPEEGLGHHTANRPKRNPVPSLLRTLLSDHLDAGYLEAAEARKNGAAPRARLAEWGWQAIAAIAIAVVFAAAVAQTTRIAPGVMQEQQSLLASIRGEQRDSGALESTRDQLSSEVAGARRSQLEGNEQGKELLNRLDQLGLAAATTEVRGPALIVTLADPGSSGDLSDVSKERIPRSQQVILDRDMQLVVNSLWTSGAEAISVSDVRIGPNVTMRQAGGAILVDNQPTSSPYRIVAIGPANTIKSAFERSPGMARMRLLQKSYGIRLTLATQENVQMAPAASRDVKYAKEIPAGNR, encoded by the coding sequence ATGAACGCGCAGGACGCCTCCGGGGACGGCAGGGAACCGCAGATACATGGCACCGGCCCACATCTCATGGGTGGTTTCGAGCCCGAAGAAGGGCTGGGCCACCACACCGCCAACCGGCCCAAGCGCAATCCGGTGCCTTCGCTGCTGCGCACGCTGCTCTCTGATCACCTGGACGCCGGGTATCTCGAGGCCGCCGAGGCTCGCAAGAACGGGGCCGCGCCGCGTGCGCGGCTGGCCGAATGGGGTTGGCAGGCAATCGCTGCCATCGCCATCGCGGTGGTCTTCGCGGCAGCGGTCGCGCAGACCACACGGATCGCACCCGGCGTGATGCAGGAGCAGCAGAGTCTGCTGGCGAGCATCCGCGGTGAACAGCGCGATTCGGGGGCACTGGAGTCCACCCGTGACCAGCTCTCATCCGAGGTGGCCGGGGCGCGGCGCAGCCAGCTCGAAGGCAACGAGCAGGGCAAGGAGTTGCTGAACCGCCTGGACCAGTTGGGTCTTGCCGCGGCGACCACCGAGGTGCGCGGACCCGCACTGATCGTCACGCTGGCAGACCCAGGGAGTAGCGGTGATCTCTCGGATGTCTCCAAGGAACGCATCCCACGCAGCCAGCAGGTCATTTTGGACCGCGATATGCAGCTGGTCGTGAACTCGTTGTGGACCAGTGGCGCAGAGGCGATTTCGGTTTCCGATGTGCGCATCGGGCCGAACGTGACCATGCGGCAGGCCGGGGGAGCGATCCTGGTGGACAACCAGCCCACCAGCTCGCCGTATCGGATCGTGGCGATCGGGCCGGCCAATACCATTAAATCGGCGTTTGAACGCAGCCCGGGCATGGCCCGGATGCGGCTGCTGCAGAAGTCGTATGGCATACGACTTACCCTCGCGACCCAGGAAAACGTGCAGATGGCCCCGGCAGCAAGCCGGGATGTCAAATACGCCAAAGAGATTCCGGCGGGCAATCGGTGA
- the gcvP gene encoding aminomethyl-transferring glycine dehydrogenase, which translates to MAHDWASGSAMSFADRHIGPTAADIDTMLATIGVASLDELAEKAVPASILDALHGGPDGPRASGLDALPAAASEHEALDALRKLASHNTVAVSMIGQGYFDTLTPPVLRRHILENPAWYTAYTPYQPEISQGRLEALLNFQTMVAELTGLDIANASMLDEGTAAAEAMTLMHRAVKSASNRLVVDADLYAQTAAVIATRAEPLGIEVVTADLSAGLPDGEFFGVIVQLPGASGVVRDWSALIAEAHQRGALVSVGADLLALTLVAPPGDIGADVAFGTTQRFGVPMGFGGPHAGYLAVHTKHARQLPGRLVGVSMDADGAAAYRLSLQTREQHIRRDKATSNICTAQVLLAVMAAMYASYHGPEGLRAIATRVHRNAQLLASGLTRGGHTVVHERFFDTVLVHVPGKAAEIQAAAKAEGINIWSPDGDHVSIACDEATTLPHLVSVLRAFGSDFGGGTSDTSDIATRDSDYLTHPAFNRYHSETEMMRYLRALSDKDIALDRSMIPLGSCTMKLNAAAEMEPITWPQFAAQHPFAPAGDSRGLRTLIADLEGWLADITGYDKVSLQPNAGSQGEYAGLLAIRQYHIDRGDSDRDVCLIPSSAHGTNAASAALAGMRVVVVACRENGDVDLDDLRAKITANASALSAIMITYPSTHGVYEHDIADICAAVHDAGGQVYVDGANLNALVGLARPGRFGGDVSHLNLHKTFCIPHGGGGPGVGPVAVRSHLAQYLPGHPYASELPGGPAVSSAPYGSASILPITWAYIRMMGPDGLRAASLTAIASANYLARRLDEYYPVLYTGDNGMVAHECILDLRDITKNTGVTVDDVAKRLADYGFHAPTMSFPVAGTLMVEPTESESLAEVDAFCEAMIAIKAEIDKVGSGAWPVEDNPLRGAPHTAESLIADEWNHPYTRAEAAYPLGKGFRPKVWPPVRRIDGAYGDRNLVCSCPPIEAFAQ; encoded by the coding sequence CTGGCACACGACTGGGCCTCCGGGAGCGCCATGTCTTTCGCCGACCGCCACATCGGTCCGACCGCCGCCGATATCGACACCATGCTCGCCACCATCGGCGTCGCCAGTCTTGACGAGCTCGCCGAAAAAGCGGTTCCGGCCAGCATCCTGGACGCACTGCACGGCGGTCCCGACGGGCCGCGAGCCAGCGGGCTCGACGCGCTCCCGGCCGCGGCTTCCGAGCACGAAGCTCTGGATGCGCTGCGAAAACTAGCCAGCCACAACACCGTTGCCGTATCCATGATCGGGCAGGGTTACTTCGACACCCTCACCCCGCCGGTCCTGCGCCGGCACATCCTGGAGAATCCGGCCTGGTACACGGCCTACACGCCGTACCAGCCGGAAATCAGCCAGGGCCGCCTCGAGGCGCTGCTGAACTTCCAGACCATGGTCGCCGAGCTCACCGGCCTGGACATCGCCAACGCGTCCATGCTCGACGAGGGCACCGCCGCCGCCGAGGCGATGACGCTGATGCATCGCGCCGTGAAGTCCGCGTCCAATCGCCTTGTCGTCGACGCCGATCTGTACGCGCAGACTGCCGCCGTGATCGCCACCCGGGCCGAACCGCTCGGTATCGAGGTGGTGACCGCCGACCTGAGCGCGGGATTGCCGGACGGCGAGTTCTTCGGTGTGATCGTGCAGTTGCCCGGCGCCTCCGGCGTGGTGCGCGACTGGTCGGCCCTCATCGCCGAGGCGCACCAGCGCGGTGCGCTGGTATCCGTCGGTGCCGACCTGCTGGCCCTCACCCTCGTCGCGCCGCCCGGGGACATCGGCGCGGACGTCGCCTTCGGGACGACTCAGCGTTTCGGTGTGCCCATGGGGTTCGGCGGTCCGCACGCCGGATATCTCGCGGTCCACACCAAGCATGCCCGGCAGCTCCCGGGCCGTCTCGTCGGAGTGTCGATGGATGCCGACGGCGCGGCCGCCTACCGGCTCTCGCTGCAGACCCGCGAACAGCACATCCGGCGCGACAAAGCCACCAGCAACATCTGTACCGCGCAGGTGCTGCTGGCCGTGATGGCCGCCATGTACGCGAGCTACCACGGTCCGGAAGGGTTGCGTGCCATTGCCACCCGTGTCCACCGCAACGCGCAGCTGCTGGCCTCCGGGCTGACCCGCGGCGGGCACACCGTGGTACACGAGCGCTTCTTCGACACCGTGCTGGTGCACGTGCCGGGCAAGGCCGCCGAGATCCAGGCCGCGGCCAAGGCCGAGGGCATCAACATCTGGAGTCCCGACGGCGACCACGTCTCCATCGCGTGCGATGAGGCGACGACGCTGCCGCACCTGGTCTCGGTGCTGCGGGCCTTCGGGTCCGATTTCGGCGGCGGAACATCAGACACCTCGGACATCGCGACCCGCGATTCGGACTATCTGACGCATCCGGCGTTCAACCGCTACCACAGTGAGACCGAGATGATGCGGTACCTGCGCGCGTTGTCCGACAAGGACATTGCGTTGGACCGCAGCATGATTCCGCTCGGATCGTGCACCATGAAGCTGAATGCCGCCGCCGAGATGGAACCCATCACCTGGCCGCAGTTCGCCGCCCAGCACCCGTTCGCGCCGGCGGGCGATTCGCGTGGCCTGCGCACGCTGATCGCCGATCTGGAGGGCTGGCTGGCCGATATCACCGGGTACGACAAGGTGAGCCTGCAGCCCAACGCCGGATCACAAGGCGAATACGCGGGCCTGCTGGCCATTCGCCAGTACCACATCGACCGCGGCGACAGCGATCGTGACGTGTGCCTGATCCCGTCGAGCGCCCATGGCACCAATGCCGCTTCGGCCGCACTGGCCGGCATGCGGGTCGTCGTGGTGGCGTGCCGCGAGAACGGCGATGTCGACCTGGACGACCTGCGCGCGAAGATCACGGCCAACGCCAGCGCGCTGTCCGCGATCATGATCACCTACCCGTCCACCCACGGTGTCTACGAGCACGACATCGCCGACATCTGCGCGGCCGTGCACGATGCCGGGGGACAGGTGTACGTGGACGGCGCGAATCTGAACGCCCTTGTGGGCCTAGCCCGTCCCGGGCGTTTCGGCGGCGATGTCAGTCACCTGAACCTGCACAAGACGTTCTGCATCCCACACGGTGGCGGCGGTCCGGGTGTCGGACCCGTCGCGGTACGCAGCCACCTCGCGCAGTACCTGCCGGGACACCCGTACGCCAGCGAATTGCCCGGTGGCCCCGCCGTCTCCTCGGCGCCGTACGGGTCGGCATCGATTCTGCCGATCACCTGGGCCTACATTCGGATGATGGGGCCCGATGGTCTGCGGGCGGCATCGCTGACCGCCATCGCCTCGGCCAACTACCTGGCGCGCCGTCTCGACGAGTACTACCCGGTGCTCTACACCGGCGACAACGGCATGGTGGCCCACGAGTGCATCCTGGACCTGCGGGACATCACGAAAAACACCGGCGTCACCGTCGACGATGTGGCAAAGCGCCTGGCCGACTACGGTTTCCATGCGCCCACCATGAGCTTCCCGGTGGCGGGCACGCTCATGGTGGAACCCACCGAGAGCGAGAGCCTGGCCGAGGTGGACGCCTTCTGCGAGGCGATGATCGCGATCAAGGCCGAGATCGACAAGGTTGGTTCCGGAGCATGGCCGGTGGAGGACAACCCGCTGCGCGGGGCCCCGCACACCGCCGAATCCCTCATCGCCGACGAATGGAATCACCCGTACACCCGCGCCGAGGCCGCGTACCCGCTCGGAAAGGGCTTCCGCCCCAAGGTATGGCCGCCGGTACGTCGCATCGACGGGGCGTACGGAGATCGGAACCTGGTGTGCTCCTGCCCGCCGATCGAGGCGTTCGCGCAGTAG
- a CDS encoding CDP-alcohol phosphatidyltransferase family protein, giving the protein MGTAEPSTGDDRILTVPNLLSVIRLAFIPLFLYLLLAKHADGWAVAILMLSGFTDWADGKIARLMNQSSHLGTLLDPAADRLYMVTTPIAFAIRDIVPWWIVVTLLARDLILTLGLPIVRRRGIEALPVIYIGKAATFALMSAFPLILIGEWDSLWGRVIGPCGWAFLIWGLGMYLWTFVLYVAQIVMIVRQLPKVST; this is encoded by the coding sequence ATGGGAACCGCGGAGCCGTCCACTGGAGACGACAGGATCCTGACGGTCCCCAACCTGCTGAGCGTCATCCGGCTGGCCTTCATCCCGCTGTTCCTGTACCTGCTGCTGGCCAAGCATGCCGATGGTTGGGCCGTGGCCATCCTGATGCTCAGCGGCTTCACCGACTGGGCCGATGGCAAGATCGCGCGGCTGATGAACCAGTCTTCGCACCTGGGAACGCTGCTGGATCCGGCCGCCGACCGCCTCTACATGGTGACGACGCCGATTGCTTTCGCGATCCGGGACATCGTGCCGTGGTGGATCGTTGTCACCCTGTTGGCCCGCGACCTCATCCTCACCCTGGGGCTACCCATCGTGCGCCGCCGCGGCATCGAGGCGCTGCCGGTCATCTACATCGGCAAGGCGGCAACCTTCGCGTTGATGTCGGCTTTCCCGCTGATCTTGATCGGTGAATGGGACTCCTTGTGGGGCAGGGTGATCGGCCCGTGCGGGTGGGCGTTCCTGATCTGGGGCCTCGGTATGTACCTGTGGACGTTCGTGCTCTACGTCGCGCAGATCGTGATGATCGTGCGGCAGCTGCCGAAGGTGAGTACCTGA